One Sphingomonas endolithica DNA segment encodes these proteins:
- a CDS encoding winged helix-turn-helix transcriptional regulator, which yields MKLVKVTDLNEAPEKKWYDDACGTALGMELVGERWSLLIVRELLLGPRRFGDLRAGLPGISANVLTQRLEGLAAAGIVARAQLPPPARAQVYVLTDWGRECEPVVLGLGRWALRSPRHDPMQHFSPSALMLSLKMLLVAERVGDLTATIGFELRGETYVARVAHGAIVVARDAATGADAMLSGETNAFLPVFYGGMPLTQALDADALYLVGDLALASRFATMFALPEKIT from the coding sequence ATGAAGTTAGTAAAAGTAACCGATTTAAATGAAGCGCCGGAAAAGAAGTGGTATGACGATGCCTGCGGCACGGCACTCGGCATGGAATTGGTCGGCGAACGCTGGTCGCTGCTGATCGTGCGCGAGCTGCTGCTGGGGCCGCGGCGGTTCGGCGATCTTCGGGCGGGGCTGCCCGGGATCAGCGCCAACGTGCTGACGCAACGGCTGGAAGGGCTGGCAGCGGCGGGGATCGTCGCCCGTGCGCAGCTGCCGCCGCCGGCGCGCGCGCAGGTCTATGTGCTGACCGATTGGGGGCGCGAGTGCGAGCCTGTGGTGCTGGGATTGGGGCGCTGGGCGCTGCGCTCGCCGCGGCATGATCCGATGCAGCATTTCTCGCCCTCGGCGCTGATGCTGTCGCTCAAGATGCTGTTGGTGGCCGAGCGGGTGGGGGATCTCACCGCGACGATAGGATTTGAACTGCGCGGCGAGACCTATGTGGCACGCGTGGCGCACGGTGCGATCGTGGTGGCGCGCGACGCCGCCACCGGCGCCGATGCAATGCTGTCGGGGGAGACCAATGCCTTCCTGCCGGTCTTCTATGGCGGGATGCCCTTGACGCAGGCGCTCGACGCGGACGCCCTCTACTTGGTGGGAGACCTGGCATTGGCGTCACGCTTCGCTACCATGTTCGCCCTCCCCGAAAAAATCACCTGA
- a CDS encoding type II toxin-antitoxin system VapC family toxin: protein MFWWSNASKLGDGARRAIEEPNAIILVSSVSAWEIATKYRLGKMGDIGDPTAHYSRLMARDAFVDLPINTADSLRAGALAGGHGDPFDRIIAAQALSGDLTVITRDREIAAFGCKVLW from the coding sequence TTGTTCTGGTGGAGCAACGCGTCGAAGCTGGGCGATGGCGCGCGTCGCGCGATCGAAGAGCCGAACGCGATCATTCTGGTCAGTTCAGTTAGCGCCTGGGAAATCGCCACCAAGTATCGATTGGGCAAGATGGGCGATATAGGTGACCCGACCGCCCATTATAGCCGCTTGATGGCGCGTGATGCATTTGTGGACCTGCCCATTAACACGGCCGACAGTTTGCGCGCGGGCGCGCTGGCCGGCGGTCACGGGGACCCGTTCGACCGCATCATCGCAGCGCAAGCATTGAGCGGCGATCTGACCGTCATCACGCGAGATCGCGAGATCGCGGCATTCGGCTGCAAGGTACTCTGGTAA
- the cobT gene encoding cobaltochelatase subunit CobT has translation MTTETPLDRFKAVLGGTSRALAEEPEIELAFTADAPTASGKHIKVPMPARTLPAEQVAEARGFADGFALRLKHHDTALHTRGAPGDAVARAVFDAVEGARVEALGARGYAGITANLATALDTRLRADPITRARNREEVPLSTALGLMVRERLTGQQAPAVTAPGMALVRDWIEGKAGKDLDALALAIDDQRAFATLTTRLLEDLELIEGDMIPEESDEGGNEDEGTDEQQSDEGDEGESDSEEGQGEVEARGSERDADSEQGESGEEGEQEFDDVDGEPGDEGEDGMLPVRPNRPTQDFAGQFDYKAWTNSYDEVIAATELCDADELTRLRSYLDQQLVHLQGAVTKLANRLQRRLMAQQSRSWDFDQEEGMLDAARLARVVVNPMQSLSYKIERETDFKDTVVTLLIDNSGSMRGRPISIAAISADILARTLERCGVKTEILGFTTRAWKGGQSRETWLAAGRPPQPGRLNDVRHIVYKRADEPWRRAKPNLGLMMREGLLKENIDGEALLWAHSRLIGRSEDRKILMVISDGAPVDDSTLSVNSGSYLERHLRQVIGWIEGKSPVELVAIGIGHDVTRYYSRAVTIMDAEQLGGTIIEQLAALFDKND, from the coding sequence ATGACCACGGAAACGCCCCTAGATCGCTTCAAGGCGGTGCTTGGCGGCACGTCGCGCGCGCTGGCCGAGGAGCCGGAGATCGAGCTCGCCTTTACCGCCGATGCGCCGACCGCATCGGGCAAGCACATCAAGGTGCCGATGCCGGCGCGGACGCTGCCGGCCGAGCAGGTGGCCGAGGCGCGCGGGTTTGCCGATGGCTTTGCGCTGCGGCTGAAGCACCACGATACGGCGCTGCACACGCGCGGTGCGCCGGGCGATGCCGTGGCGCGGGCGGTGTTCGATGCGGTCGAGGGCGCGCGGGTCGAGGCGCTGGGGGCGCGCGGCTATGCCGGGATCACCGCCAATCTGGCGACCGCGCTCGACACGCGCCTGCGCGCCGATCCGATCACGCGGGCGCGCAACCGCGAGGAAGTGCCGCTGTCGACCGCGCTGGGGCTGATGGTGCGCGAACGGCTGACCGGGCAGCAGGCGCCGGCGGTGACCGCGCCGGGCATGGCGCTGGTGCGCGACTGGATCGAGGGCAAGGCGGGCAAGGATCTCGACGCGCTGGCACTGGCGATCGACGACCAGCGCGCCTTTGCCACGCTGACGACGCGGTTGTTGGAGGATCTCGAGCTGATCGAGGGGGACATGATCCCCGAGGAAAGCGACGAGGGCGGCAATGAGGACGAAGGCACCGACGAGCAACAGTCGGACGAAGGCGACGAGGGCGAAAGCGACAGCGAGGAAGGGCAGGGCGAAGTCGAAGCGCGCGGCTCCGAGCGCGATGCCGATAGCGAGCAGGGCGAGAGCGGCGAAGAGGGTGAGCAGGAGTTCGACGACGTCGATGGCGAGCCGGGCGACGAGGGCGAGGACGGCATGCTGCCGGTACGCCCCAACCGGCCGACGCAGGATTTCGCCGGGCAGTTCGACTACAAGGCGTGGACCAATTCCTATGACGAGGTGATCGCTGCAACGGAATTGTGCGATGCGGACGAACTGACACGGCTGCGTTCGTATCTGGATCAGCAATTGGTCCACCTGCAGGGCGCGGTGACTAAGCTTGCCAATCGGCTGCAGCGCCGGTTGATGGCGCAGCAGAGCCGCAGCTGGGATTTCGACCAGGAAGAAGGCATGCTGGATGCGGCGCGGCTGGCCCGCGTGGTGGTCAATCCGATGCAGTCGCTGTCCTACAAGATCGAGCGCGAGACTGATTTCAAGGACACCGTGGTCACCTTGCTGATCGACAATTCGGGATCGATGCGCGGCCGGCCGATCTCGATCGCAGCGATCAGCGCGGACATCCTGGCGCGCACGCTGGAGCGCTGCGGGGTGAAGACCGAGATCTTGGGCTTCACCACGCGCGCGTGGAAGGGCGGACAGTCGCGTGAGACCTGGCTCGCCGCCGGCCGGCCGCCACAGCCGGGCAGGCTGAACGACGTGCGCCACATCGTCTACAAGCGCGCGGACGAGCCGTGGCGCCGCGCCAAGCCCAATCTCGGGCTGATGATGCGCGAGGGGCTGCTCAAGGAGAATATCGACGGCGAGGCGCTGCTATGGGCGCATTCGCGGCTGATCGGGCGGTCGGAGGATCGCAAGATCCTGATGGTGATCTCGGATGGCGCGCCGGTGGATGATTCCACGCTCAGCGTGAATTCCGGCAGCTATCTCGAACGGCATCTGCGACAGGTGATCGGCTGGATCGAGGGCAAGTCGCCGGTCGAACTGGTGGCGATCGGCATCGGGCATGACGTGACGCGCTATTACAGTCGCGCGGTGACGATCATGGATGCCGAACAACTGGGCGGGACGATCATCGAGCAGCTGGCGGCATTGTTCGACAAGAATGATTGA
- a CDS encoding glutathione S-transferase family protein produces MIPTITVFEWVPDFARGYVRDMRARWAFEETGQDYAVDVIDFDRVKSPAHRRFQPFGQVPSYRDDAVEIFESGAIALHIARAAPGLLPADPAGQARAEQWVIAALNSVEPYVMQLAVVDIFEADRAWSAERRPKVIEDIRGRLVDLSAALGDKDWLDNSFTVGDLTMVCVLRGLHDSRLLEEFPNLAAYVARGEARPAYARALAAHLADFAAEPVAA; encoded by the coding sequence ATGATTCCGACCATCACCGTGTTCGAATGGGTGCCCGATTTCGCCCGCGGCTATGTCCGCGACATGCGCGCACGCTGGGCGTTCGAGGAAACCGGCCAGGATTATGCCGTCGACGTGATCGACTTCGATCGCGTGAAAAGCCCGGCGCACCGCCGGTTCCAGCCGTTCGGGCAGGTCCCGAGCTACCGCGACGATGCGGTCGAGATCTTCGAATCCGGCGCGATCGCGCTGCACATCGCCCGCGCCGCCCCCGGCTTGCTGCCCGCCGATCCGGCCGGACAGGCACGCGCCGAACAATGGGTAATCGCCGCGCTCAACTCGGTCGAACCCTATGTCATGCAGCTCGCCGTGGTCGATATCTTCGAGGCCGATCGTGCCTGGTCGGCCGAGCGCCGTCCCAAGGTCATCGAGGATATCCGCGGCCGGCTGGTCGATCTTTCCGCTGCCCTGGGCGACAAGGATTGGCTCGACAACAGCTTTACCGTCGGCGACCTGACGATGGTCTGCGTGCTACGCGGATTGCACGACAGCAGGCTGCTGGAGGAATTCCCCAATCTCGCCGCCTATGTCGCGCGCGGCGAAGCTCGTCCAGCCTATGCCCGCGCGTTGGCCGCGCATCTCGCCGATTTCGCCGCCGAACCGGTCGCCGCCTGA
- a CDS encoding helix-turn-helix domain-containing protein, translated as MDLVRQLGENVRRIRKERGISQEELALDAGMKRSYVSDLERGTRNPTVRALGRLAAALKVPPAILISNPSE; from the coding sequence ATGGATTTGGTCCGCCAGCTTGGGGAGAATGTGCGCCGCATCCGTAAGGAGCGTGGCATCTCGCAGGAGGAGCTTGCGTTGGATGCCGGTATGAAACGCAGCTACGTCAGCGACCTAGAACGCGGCACGCGCAATCCAACTGTACGGGCATTGGGCAGGCTGGCAGCGGCGCTGAAGGTTCCTCCTGCCATATTAATAAGTAATCCTAGCGAATAA
- a CDS encoding NAD-glutamate dehydrogenase → MAKTMLKSLSDALAARLTKGALPGELQDFGKAERAAAAAFVAATAETRAPGEPAMELEPLPGTDLRRRMRLAIINDDMPFLVDSIAATIGAHGIGIDRIIHPVLRVTRDADGTLTAVGDTGAPESMIYIELERADARDRRDLLAELAGNLADVRAAVADWPALQQAMAEDADILQASSHFDGDGEGAELLRWLLDGNFTLLGHESWTDARSTNPLGIARTAQTVPILADASRALAIAHFGAGGDAPLLLKSNLISGVHRHVPLDLLLVPIMTGDAVTGLSIHAGLWTSAALAATPQDVPVLRTRLAALEGKFGFDPKGHTGKALTHALAALPHDLITAFNADDLENLALTAMSLADRPRPKLVLVRSTLGRHMFAFVWLPRDDLTTARRVAIGEMLAEACSGALLNWGLALEDGTVALIRYTFDLRGEGHMPDAAPLDARLARMVRGWVPAVEAALGELLDPSRAARLALRHAASFPQGYRNGNSAEEAARDIVCLSRLDSDGDRTVRLFRDAQGASRLKIYREGGALALSDAVPVLENFGFRVIEEIPTALGDDAHGFVHEFLVEAARRFDDDTTTLENAIAAVLEGKAENDAFNRLIVDAGMAPSSVVLFRAWFRYLRQAGLPYGLATVVDALRRAPDVAATLIDRFAAAHDPAQKATSIVATDAAIERGLDAVSAIDDDRILRALRSVIAATLRTNAFAPAGQVALAFKLDSHLVPGLPAPVPWREIWVYSPRVEGIHLRAGPVARGGLRWSDRRDDFRTEILGLMKAQRVKNAVIVPTGAKGGFYPKQLPPASNRDAWLAEGTESYRIFIRALLSITDNIVENAVVHPADVTILDGDDPYFVVAADKGTATFSDVANAIALEHDFWLGDAFASGGSVGYDHKAMGITAKGAWLSVQRHFAERGVDVQSQAIRVIGCGDMSGDVFGNGMLLSKTLKIVAAFDHRHIFLDPDPDPAASWEERNRMFALPRSSWADYDAKLISKGGGVFPRTDKTIKLSKQVRTALGLNAEEMEPTALISAILKSPVDLIWFGGIGTYVKAAAENNIQVGDPANDRLRVDAEDLRATAIGEGANLGVTQAARIAFAARGGRINTDFIDNSAGVDCSDNEVNIKIALNREMIEGRLSYAKRNTFLASMTDDVTHLVLEDNRLQTLALSVAENDGPQTLPSYVRLIEIFEGAGRLDRAVEGLASNDDLLRRVQELRGLTRPELAVLLATAKLALQDAIEHSELGLDPELRDDLHASFPRAMRKKFGQAIDDHRLRGEIVATKLANRIVNRMGVLYPFELAEEEGAAMADIASLFVVAERLFDLPSLWAEIETAEMPEAARIALFDEVAVATRAQIADLLRVSRPGTGPAEILGRLGTGIASLDKQTKHLLLAEASAQSARIAARLEGAGASKKLVQKVVRLFELDGAVGLADLGERLGLDELVLTRAFTRLGQALGLDWAQANAARITPSDPWERLLIAGLARDFQQLRLEFLGRGAGDPQALVESWLSKNADRVAQFKSVVDRARTATAPNAAMLAQIAGQARVLLGR, encoded by the coding sequence ATGGCCAAGACTATGCTGAAATCGCTGTCGGACGCACTTGCCGCCCGATTGACCAAGGGTGCTCTGCCGGGCGAGCTGCAGGATTTCGGCAAGGCCGAGCGCGCCGCCGCCGCCGCCTTCGTTGCCGCCACGGCCGAGACGCGCGCCCCGGGCGAGCCGGCAATGGAATTGGAGCCGCTGCCGGGGACGGACCTCAGGCGTCGCATGCGGCTGGCGATCATCAATGACGACATGCCGTTCCTGGTCGATTCGATCGCCGCGACGATCGGCGCGCACGGCATCGGCATCGATCGGATCATCCACCCCGTCTTGCGCGTCACGCGCGATGCCGACGGCACGCTGACCGCGGTCGGCGACACCGGCGCGCCCGAATCGATGATCTATATCGAGCTGGAGCGCGCCGATGCACGCGACCGGCGCGATCTGCTCGCCGAACTTGCCGGCAACCTCGCCGATGTGCGCGCCGCGGTCGCGGACTGGCCGGCCTTGCAGCAGGCAATGGCGGAGGACGCCGACATCCTGCAGGCGAGCAGCCATTTCGATGGTGACGGCGAGGGCGCCGAGCTGCTGCGCTGGTTGCTCGACGGTAATTTCACCCTGCTGGGCCATGAGAGTTGGACGGATGCGCGCAGCACGAACCCGCTCGGCATCGCGCGTACCGCACAGACCGTGCCGATCCTGGCCGACGCTTCGCGCGCGCTGGCGATCGCGCATTTCGGCGCCGGCGGCGACGCGCCGTTGCTGCTCAAATCGAACCTGATCTCGGGCGTCCACCGCCACGTGCCGCTGGATCTGCTGCTCGTGCCGATCATGACGGGAGACGCGGTCACCGGCCTGTCGATCCATGCCGGCCTGTGGACCAGCGCGGCGCTCGCCGCGACGCCGCAGGACGTCCCCGTGCTGCGCACGCGGCTCGCGGCGCTGGAGGGGAAGTTCGGCTTCGATCCCAAGGGCCATACCGGCAAGGCGCTGACGCATGCGCTGGCCGCGTTGCCGCACGATCTGATCACCGCGTTCAACGCGGACGATCTGGAGAATCTCGCGCTGACCGCAATGTCGCTGGCGGATCGCCCGCGGCCCAAGCTCGTGCTGGTGCGCTCGACCTTGGGGCGGCACATGTTCGCGTTCGTGTGGCTGCCGCGCGATGACCTGACCACCGCCCGCCGCGTGGCGATCGGCGAGATGCTGGCCGAGGCATGCAGCGGCGCCTTGCTCAATTGGGGGCTGGCGCTGGAAGACGGCACGGTCGCGCTGATCCGCTACACGTTCGATCTGCGCGGCGAAGGCCATATGCCGGACGCCGCGCCGCTCGATGCCCGCCTCGCGCGGATGGTGCGTGGCTGGGTTCCCGCGGTGGAGGCGGCGCTTGGCGAATTACTGGATCCGTCGCGCGCCGCGCGGCTGGCGCTGCGCCATGCCGCCAGCTTCCCGCAAGGCTATCGCAACGGCAACAGCGCGGAGGAAGCGGCGCGCGACATCGTCTGCCTGTCGCGCCTGGATAGCGACGGCGATCGCACCGTGCGCCTGTTCCGCGATGCACAGGGCGCCTCCCGGCTGAAAATCTACCGCGAAGGCGGCGCGCTGGCGCTGTCCGATGCCGTGCCGGTGCTGGAAAATTTCGGCTTCCGCGTGATCGAGGAGATCCCGACCGCGCTCGGCGACGACGCGCACGGCTTCGTGCACGAATTCCTGGTCGAGGCCGCCCGCCGGTTCGACGACGACACCACCACGCTCGAAAACGCCATCGCCGCGGTGCTGGAGGGCAAGGCGGAGAACGACGCGTTCAATCGCCTGATCGTCGATGCCGGCATGGCCCCGTCCTCGGTCGTCTTGTTCCGCGCGTGGTTCCGCTATCTGCGCCAAGCGGGGCTGCCTTACGGGCTGGCGACCGTCGTGGATGCGCTGCGCCGCGCGCCCGATGTCGCAGCGACGTTGATCGACCGCTTCGCCGCCGCGCATGATCCGGCGCAGAAGGCGACCAGCATCGTGGCAACGGATGCCGCGATCGAGCGCGGGCTCGATGCCGTCTCGGCGATCGACGACGACAGAATCCTGCGCGCGCTGCGCAGCGTGATCGCGGCGACGCTGCGCACCAATGCCTTTGCGCCCGCCGGACAGGTGGCCCTCGCCTTCAAGCTCGACAGTCATCTCGTGCCCGGCCTGCCTGCCCCCGTGCCATGGCGCGAGATCTGGGTTTACTCCCCCCGCGTGGAGGGCATCCATCTGCGCGCCGGCCCCGTCGCCCGCGGTGGCCTGCGCTGGTCCGACCGGCGCGACGATTTCCGCACCGAGATCCTCGGGCTGATGAAGGCGCAGCGCGTCAAGAATGCGGTGATCGTGCCGACCGGCGCCAAGGGCGGCTTCTATCCCAAGCAATTGCCGCCCGCGTCCAATCGCGACGCCTGGCTGGCGGAAGGCACCGAAAGCTACCGCATTTTCATCCGCGCTTTGCTGTCGATCACCGACAATATCGTCGAGAATGCGGTGGTCCACCCGGCGGACGTGACGATCCTGGACGGCGATGATCCGTATTTCGTGGTGGCCGCCGACAAGGGCACCGCGACGTTCAGCGACGTCGCCAATGCGATAGCGCTCGAACATGATTTCTGGCTCGGCGACGCGTTCGCCAGCGGCGGGTCGGTCGGCTACGACCACAAGGCGATGGGCATCACCGCCAAGGGTGCATGGCTCTCCGTGCAGCGCCACTTCGCCGAGCGCGGTGTCGACGTGCAAAGCCAAGCGATCCGCGTGATCGGCTGCGGCGACATGTCGGGCGACGTGTTCGGCAACGGCATGCTGCTGTCCAAGACGCTCAAGATCGTTGCCGCGTTCGATCACCGGCATATCTTCCTCGATCCCGATCCCGATCCGGCGGCAAGCTGGGAAGAGCGCAACCGCATGTTCGCGCTGCCGCGCTCAAGCTGGGCGGATTACGACGCCAAGCTCATCTCCAAGGGCGGTGGCGTGTTCCCGCGCACCGACAAGACGATCAAGCTCAGCAAGCAGGTGCGCACCGCACTCGGGCTGAATGCCGAGGAGATGGAGCCGACCGCCTTGATCTCGGCGATCCTCAAGAGCCCGGTCGACCTGATCTGGTTCGGCGGCATCGGCACCTATGTGAAGGCCGCGGCCGAGAACAATATCCAGGTCGGCGACCCGGCCAATGATCGGCTGCGCGTTGATGCCGAGGATCTACGCGCCACCGCGATCGGCGAGGGTGCGAATCTGGGCGTCACGCAAGCCGCGCGCATCGCCTTTGCGGCGCGGGGCGGCCGGATCAACACCGACTTCATCGACAATTCGGCCGGCGTCGATTGCTCGGATAACGAGGTCAACATCAAGATCGCGCTCAACCGCGAGATGATCGAGGGCCGCCTCAGCTACGCCAAGCGCAACACCTTCCTGGCCAGCATGACGGACGATGTCACGCATCTGGTGCTGGAGGATAATCGCCTGCAGACGCTGGCGCTGTCCGTGGCGGAGAATGACGGGCCCCAGACGCTGCCGAGCTATGTCCGCCTGATCGAGATCTTCGAAGGCGCCGGGCGGCTCGACCGCGCGGTCGAGGGGCTGGCGTCGAACGACGATCTGCTGCGCCGCGTGCAGGAATTGCGCGGGCTTACCCGGCCAGAGCTTGCCGTGTTGCTCGCCACCGCCAAGCTCGCGCTGCAGGACGCGATCGAGCATAGCGAGCTCGGGCTGGATCCCGAATTGCGGGACGATCTCCATGCCTCCTTCCCGCGCGCGATGCGCAAGAAGTTCGGCCAGGCGATCGACGACCATCGCCTGCGCGGCGAGATCGTCGCCACCAAACTCGCCAACCGCATCGTCAACCGCATGGGCGTGCTCTACCCCTTCGAGCTGGCGGAGGAGGAAGGCGCGGCAATGGCCGACATCGCGTCTTTGTTCGTCGTCGCGGAGCGATTGTTCGACCTGCCTTCCTTGTGGGCGGAGATCGAGACGGCAGAGATGCCCGAAGCGGCGCGCATCGCCTTGTTCGACGAAGTCGCGGTGGCGACGCGGGCGCAGATCGCGGATCTGCTGCGCGTGTCGCGGCCAGGCACCGGTCCGGCCGAGATCCTGGGGCGGCTGGGCACGGGTATCGCCAGCCTGGACAAGCAAACCAAGCACCTGCTGCTGGCCGAGGCCAGCGCACAGAGCGCGCGGATCGCCGCCAGGTTGGAGGGGGCGGGCGCCTCCAAGAAACTGGTGCAGAAGGTGGTGCGGCTGTTCGAGCTGGATGGCGCGGTGGGGCTTGCCGATCTGGGTGAGCGCCTGGGCCTGGACGAGCTCGTGCTCACGCGCGCATTCACGCGGCTCGGCCAAGCGCTCGGGCTGGACTGGGCACAGGCCAATGCCGCCCGCATCACCCCGAGCGATCCGTGGGAGCGGCTGCTCATCGCCGGCCTGGCGCGCGACTTCCAGCAGTTGCGGCTGGAATTCCTGGGCCGCGGAGCGGGTGATCCGCAGGCCCTGGTCGAAAGCTGGCTGAGCAAGAATGCCGATCGCGTGGCGCAATTCAAATCCGTCGTCGATCGCGCGCGCACGGCGACTGCACCGAATGCCGCGATGCTGGCGCAGATCGCCGGCCAGGCCCGCGTGCTGCTGGGCAGGTGA
- a CDS encoding VOC family protein, whose amino-acid sequence MIFVNLPVADVAASTAFYEAIGMVKNEMFSNHQASSMVWSDTIHFMLLDHAFYATFTAKQIIDAKTTSGMLIALAFDARADVDAFTKAAVAAGGQELHDPEDLGFMYSRAFADPDGHGLGPFWMDPAAAASGPEHMADAAA is encoded by the coding sequence ATGATCTTCGTGAACCTGCCCGTCGCCGACGTGGCCGCCTCGACTGCCTTCTACGAGGCGATCGGCATGGTGAAGAACGAGATGTTCTCCAACCATCAGGCCTCGTCGATGGTCTGGTCGGACACGATCCACTTCATGCTGCTCGATCACGCTTTCTACGCGACCTTCACGGCCAAGCAGATCATAGACGCGAAGACCACCAGTGGCATGCTGATTGCGCTGGCGTTCGATGCCCGGGCCGATGTCGATGCGTTTACCAAGGCCGCCGTGGCGGCGGGCGGGCAGGAACTGCACGATCCCGAAGATCTGGGCTTCATGTACTCGCGCGCCTTTGCCGATCCCGACGGCCATGGCCTCGGCCCGTTCTGGATGGACCCCGCCGCCGCCGCGAGCGGCCCCGAGCACATGGCCGACGCCGCGGCCTGA
- the cobS gene encoding cobaltochelatase subunit CobS, with protein sequence MTDIPNIQPDSRETTILDAPDRMVSVRDMFGIDSDMEVPAFSEADERVPDLDPAYVFDADTTLAICAGFAFNRRVMVQGYHGTGKSTHIEQVAARLKWPCIRINLDAHISRIDLVGRDAIVLKDGKQITEFREGLLPWALQTPTALVFDEYDAGRPDVMFVIQRVLETEGKLTLLDQNRVIRPNPNFRLFATANTIGLGDTSGLYHGTQQINQGQMDRWNIVVTLNYLPAAVEAQIVLAKSGEYDKPEGKAQVDNMVRVADLTRKGFMNGDISTVMSPRTVITWAQNTLIFKDVGFAFRLSFLNKCDEAERSLVAEYYQRVFGKDLPESVVGKA encoded by the coding sequence ATGACCGACATCCCCAATATCCAGCCCGATAGCCGCGAGACGACGATTCTTGACGCGCCCGATCGCATGGTCAGCGTGCGCGACATGTTCGGGATCGATTCGGACATGGAAGTGCCGGCGTTCAGCGAAGCCGACGAGCGCGTGCCCGATCTCGATCCGGCCTATGTGTTCGATGCCGATACGACGCTCGCCATTTGCGCCGGGTTCGCGTTCAACCGTCGCGTGATGGTGCAGGGCTATCACGGCACGGGCAAGTCGACGCATATCGAGCAGGTCGCCGCGCGTCTCAAATGGCCGTGCATCCGCATCAACCTGGATGCGCATATCAGCCGCATCGATCTGGTCGGGCGCGATGCGATCGTGCTCAAGGACGGCAAGCAGATCACCGAATTCCGCGAAGGGCTGCTGCCTTGGGCGCTGCAGACGCCGACCGCTCTGGTGTTCGACGAATATGATGCCGGACGGCCGGACGTGATGTTCGTGATCCAGCGCGTACTGGAGACCGAGGGCAAGCTGACGCTGCTCGACCAGAACCGCGTTATCCGCCCCAATCCCAATTTCCGCCTGTTCGCCACCGCCAACACGATCGGTCTCGGCGATACGAGCGGGCTGTATCACGGCACGCAGCAGATCAACCAGGGGCAGATGGACCGCTGGAACATCGTCGTCACGCTCAACTATCTGCCCGCCGCGGTGGAGGCGCAGATCGTGCTCGCCAAATCGGGCGAATATGACAAGCCCGAAGGCAAGGCGCAGGTCGACAACATGGTTCGCGTCGCGGATCTGACGCGCAAGGGCTTCATGAACGGCGACATCTCGACCGTGATGAGCCCGCGCACGGTGATCACCTGGGCGCAGAACACGCTCATCTTCAAGGATGTCGGCTTCGCGTTCCGCTTGAGCTTCCTCAACAAGTGCGACGAGGCGGAACGCAGCCTGGTGGCGGAATATTACCAGCGCGTATTCGGCAAGGACCTGCCCGAAAGCGTGGTAGGCAAGGCTTGA
- a CDS encoding ribbon-helix-helix domain-containing protein, protein MIDPPEGGFVGPVKRSVTIAGHQTSISLEPLFWAAVERAAEMRKLPLSALIAEVDAARILADDPPNLASALRTWVLGEVSSAQL, encoded by the coding sequence ATGATTGATCCGCCGGAGGGCGGGTTTGTCGGGCCGGTGAAGCGATCGGTGACGATCGCCGGGCACCAGACGTCGATTAGCCTGGAGCCGCTGTTCTGGGCGGCGGTGGAGCGCGCGGCCGAGATGCGGAAGCTGCCGCTTAGCGCGCTGATTGCCGAAGTGGATGCGGCGCGGATATTGGCGGACGATCCGCCGAATCTGGCGAGTGCGCTGAGGACATGGGTGTTGGGCGAGGTGTCTTCCGCCCAGCTTTGA
- a CDS encoding type II toxin-antitoxin system Phd/YefM family antitoxin: MAEADLQKTFNVHDAKTNLSKLMDRAHAGEEIILAKSGIPYAKLVPLAEATKPRRRPGGWPELANIPDSVWFDPLPAEELELWEGKRLEKYGL, translated from the coding sequence ATGGCCGAGGCCGATTTGCAGAAAACATTCAACGTTCATGACGCCAAGACGAACCTGTCGAAACTGATGGACCGTGCGCACGCTGGCGAGGAAATCATTCTCGCCAAATCGGGCATTCCTTATGCCAAGCTTGTTCCGTTGGCTGAAGCGACGAAGCCCCGGCGCCGGCCCGGCGGCTGGCCCGAACTGGCCAACATTCCGGATTCGGTGTGGTTCGATCCGTTGCCGGCGGAAGAACTCGAATTGTGGGAAGGTAAGCGGCTGGAGAAATACGGCCTGTGA